The following proteins are co-located in the Leptospira weilii genome:
- a CDS encoding DUF1016 N-terminal domain-containing protein, with protein MKRQDTESLAKEIASIFESIRENTYKGGNRFLLTGHLEIGGLLNREFNSYIMDEKSRQRMKTLTEKIGKVVKSNFSKRTLYYALKFYQAYHGKKLDFRLSWSHYRILSAVSNLTIRKKLEKEACEKGWSREQLERYARESGYYGGSKSLKWNRPNGEIYHYKIVKDTVSRQGKLWIDLGFRCYRELDVKGFKEGEIVRLSSTKRTWSIQKGNSNSLVYHYLGILERVVDGDTFVAQMDLGFGLTARQKIRLLGINAAELNSSDGVEAFDSLKKKLKPGTSLLIRTHIQDKYGRYLGDVLYLSGKESDYETLRKKGIHLNEELSFED; from the coding sequence TTGAAACGCCAAGATACAGAAAGTTTAGCAAAAGAAATCGCTTCTATCTTTGAATCCATTAGGGAAAATACATATAAAGGAGGGAATCGGTTTCTGTTAACGGGACATTTGGAAATCGGAGGTTTATTGAATCGAGAGTTTAATTCCTACATAATGGATGAGAAAAGTAGACAGAGAATGAAAACTCTTACAGAGAAGATAGGTAAAGTAGTAAAATCGAACTTTTCGAAGAGAACGCTTTACTACGCGCTTAAATTTTACCAAGCGTATCATGGCAAGAAATTGGATTTTCGTTTGAGCTGGAGTCATTACAGGATTTTATCGGCGGTTTCAAATCTAACGATCAGAAAGAAGTTAGAAAAAGAAGCGTGCGAAAAAGGTTGGAGCCGAGAGCAGTTAGAGCGATATGCTCGTGAAAGCGGTTATTACGGCGGTTCGAAGTCTTTAAAGTGGAATCGTCCGAATGGAGAGATTTATCATTATAAAATTGTAAAAGATACGGTTAGCCGACAAGGAAAACTTTGGATCGATTTGGGTTTTCGTTGTTATCGCGAATTGGATGTTAAAGGTTTCAAGGAAGGTGAAATCGTGCGACTATCTTCGACCAAGAGAACTTGGAGTATTCAAAAAGGGAATTCGAATTCTTTAGTTTATCATTATCTTGGCATATTAGAAAGGGTCGTAGACGGAGATACTTTTGTCGCTCAAATGGATTTGGGTTTTGGTCTAACTGCCAGACAAAAGATTCGTTTACTTGGTATTAATGCTGCGGAATTAAATTCGTCCGATGGAGTGGAGGCTTTTGATTCTTTAAAGAAGAAACTAAAACCGGGAACCAGTCTTTTGATTAGAACGCACATACAAGATAAATATGGACGTTATTTGGGAGATGTTTTGTATTTATCTGGAAAAGAATCGGACTATGAAACGTTGCGTAAAAAAGGAATCCATTTGAATGAAGAACTTTCGTTCGAGGATTAA
- a CDS encoding Rpn family recombination-promoting nuclease/putative transposase, protein MNFLPLTSDWMFKTLFVKEPKLLISMLNSVIFATQEHWIRELTILNPELTGELPKDKRSYLDIRAKDETGRIFHVEIQVAHENSFVKRSLYYLSGLIRDQLKLGEGYSDLKAVYQVNIVDFNLIPRDNYHSKFKFREESNPEITLTDELEIHYIELPKLTEEDHLRLLREGSDLYRWMYVIKHTPELTEEEMSILVDKTPDLSKAFTILEQYSNDPKKRKEIEEKLKSDRDYVYDLAARFEAGERQGIEKGIEKGEFKKALEAARKMLRKGIDLKTTLEVTGLTEKDLRDHGIR, encoded by the coding sequence ATGAACTTTTTACCCTTAACGTCGGATTGGATGTTTAAGACGTTGTTCGTGAAAGAACCGAAACTCCTGATATCGATGTTGAACAGCGTGATTTTTGCGACCCAAGAACACTGGATCCGGGAGTTAACGATTCTAAACCCTGAGCTAACCGGCGAGTTACCGAAAGACAAACGTTCGTATTTGGATATACGTGCCAAAGATGAGACAGGTAGAATCTTCCATGTAGAAATTCAAGTGGCGCACGAGAACTCGTTTGTAAAACGGAGTTTGTATTACCTTTCTGGACTCATTCGAGATCAATTGAAATTGGGAGAAGGCTACAGTGATTTGAAGGCGGTCTATCAGGTGAATATAGTTGACTTTAATTTGATACCTCGTGATAATTATCATAGTAAGTTCAAATTTCGCGAAGAGAGTAACCCTGAAATCACTTTAACTGACGAATTGGAAATACATTATATAGAATTACCGAAGTTGACAGAAGAGGATCATTTGCGGTTACTGCGAGAAGGTAGTGATTTGTATCGTTGGATGTATGTGATCAAACATACGCCGGAATTGACGGAGGAAGAGATGAGCATATTAGTGGACAAGACACCTGATTTGAGTAAAGCGTTTACGATCTTGGAACAATATTCGAATGATCCTAAGAAACGTAAAGAAATCGAAGAGAAACTCAAATCGGATCGAGACTATGTGTATGACTTAGCGGCTCGCTTCGAAGCTGGCGAACGCCAAGGAATCGAGAAAGGAATCGAGAAAGGGGAGTTTAAAAAGGCTTTAGAAGCTGCTCGCAAGATGCTTAGGAAAGGGATCGATCTAAAAACTACCCTGGAAGTCACGGGCCTAACGGAGAAGGATCTTCGGGATCATGGTATTCGTTGA
- a CDS encoding DDE-type integrase/transposase/recombinase encodes MVSFLKINILYYFYIFFFFYFTKLPPRLFLCKIMKTKNSYHTALVLKAQLGMLSKKERSIIPNSTFSDWKKRNLSLVVGFTEDDPVHFKDDVYRKISESKAFKKTLSALLLVFQFYFSLTENMRGKRRIWSEQKKNIVSIVTRISPLIGIKAACKLLKISTQRFYRWKNEVHCFSSTFNLCRKLHPKQLTSKEQTIIAKYLKKPELQYWPLRSVFYQMLNDSQAFLNLSTFYKYARALRPEFKRFRKPKQRIGIRASSPLTLLHMDTTILRVQDGSKVYIHFIIDNFSRTILGWKASLEWNAKNTVSNLREVCEKFNLFHKPIRLLCDDGSENQGDVNGFLVQPNLFIEKLIAQVNISYSNSMVEAVNKKMKYEFLFPKNPASFEEVSNILKAAVPEYNSRPSGVLFGFSPDQVLNGKIPDKHRFIENIKEAASRRPKVNKQNLCDPCSDQSTIPKKI; translated from the coding sequence ATGGTTTCATTTTTAAAAATTAACATATTATATTATTTTTATATATTTTTCTTTTTTTACTTTACAAAACTTCCCCCAAGATTGTTTCTTTGCAAAATCATGAAAACCAAAAACTCATATCACACCGCATTAGTCCTCAAAGCGCAATTAGGAATGTTATCTAAAAAGGAAAGATCCATTATTCCCAACTCGACTTTCTCCGATTGGAAAAAACGAAATCTCTCTTTAGTCGTCGGGTTTACCGAAGACGATCCCGTTCATTTTAAAGACGACGTCTACAGAAAGATTTCGGAAAGCAAAGCCTTCAAAAAAACTCTTTCCGCTCTTCTTTTAGTTTTTCAATTCTACTTTTCCTTAACGGAAAACATGCGAGGGAAAAGAAGGATTTGGAGCGAACAAAAGAAAAACATCGTTTCCATTGTTACAAGGATCTCTCCTCTCATCGGTATCAAAGCCGCCTGCAAGCTTTTGAAGATCTCTACACAACGTTTCTATCGTTGGAAAAACGAGGTTCATTGTTTCTCTTCTACTTTTAATCTTTGTAGAAAATTGCATCCTAAACAACTTACTTCCAAAGAACAAACGATCATCGCTAAGTATTTGAAAAAGCCGGAGCTTCAATATTGGCCGCTTAGATCCGTCTTCTATCAAATGTTAAACGACTCTCAGGCTTTCCTAAATTTAAGCACCTTTTACAAGTATGCTCGGGCTTTAAGACCTGAGTTCAAACGTTTCCGAAAACCTAAACAAAGAATCGGTATTCGTGCTTCCTCTCCTTTGACTCTTCTTCATATGGATACCACCATCTTACGAGTGCAAGACGGTTCTAAAGTCTATATCCATTTTATCATAGACAATTTCTCACGTACTATTCTCGGTTGGAAAGCTTCTTTAGAATGGAACGCAAAGAATACCGTTTCAAATCTTAGAGAAGTCTGTGAAAAATTCAATCTCTTTCACAAGCCGATCCGTCTGCTTTGCGATGACGGTTCCGAAAATCAAGGTGACGTCAACGGTTTCTTAGTACAACCCAATCTATTTATCGAAAAACTTATCGCTCAAGTTAACATCTCCTATTCAAACAGTATGGTCGAAGCTGTGAACAAGAAAATGAAATATGAATTTCTATTTCCTAAAAATCCAGCCTCATTTGAGGAAGTGAGCAATATTCTCAAAGCTGCGGTTCCAGAATACAACTCAAGACCAAGCGGTGTTTTATTCGGTTTCTCTCCGGATCAAGTCTTAAACGGAAAAATCCCCGACAAACATCGATTTATCGAGAATATCAAAGAGGCCGCTTCCAGGAGGCCTAAAGTCAACAAACAAAATCTTTGTGATCCTTGCTCTGATCAATCTACTATTCCAAAAAAGATATAG
- a CDS encoding helix-turn-helix domain-containing protein yields MDFTIILKDLMSRKGWNQEDLAKAGEVKQPTVSRYLSGHTTPTLTFVVNLYKNEKIDPIIFVRDFELDPIDLGLRRSRKEKGDLIKEVTVFLRFLKNSPDALEIFWKIYKMDKSGKKSMNALAERIIEE; encoded by the coding sequence ATGGATTTTACAATAATTCTGAAAGATTTAATGAGTAGGAAGGGGTGGAATCAAGAAGACCTTGCTAAGGCTGGCGAAGTTAAACAACCGACTGTCAGTCGTTATTTGAGTGGGCATACGACTCCAACGCTAACTTTTGTAGTAAATCTTTATAAAAATGAAAAGATTGATCCTATAATTTTTGTTCGTGATTTCGAGTTAGATCCGATTGATTTAGGATTAAGAAGATCGCGAAAAGAGAAAGGGGACTTGATCAAAGAAGTAACGGTGTTTCTACGATTTTTAAAAAATTCTCCAGACGCCTTGGAAATATTCTGGAAAATTTATAAAATGGATAAATCGGGTAAAAAATCTATGAATGCCTTGGCAGAAAGAATTATTGAGGAATGA
- a CDS encoding helix-turn-helix transcriptional regulator, translated as MKNIEVTNRIKIAINFLKESRGLNQNQIALKLRTTPGTVTRLLNGENSLTESMALVFEYVFGISSNWLLFEKGEMLMPPRYLENKEDTELLHKINKRMGMRNLIESLLRLSDRDLSVIQATAKKLEL; from the coding sequence ATGAAAAATATAGAAGTTACAAATCGTATCAAAATCGCTATTAATTTTCTGAAAGAATCGAGAGGTTTGAACCAGAATCAAATAGCTTTAAAATTAAGAACTACTCCAGGAACCGTTACTCGTTTACTGAATGGTGAAAATTCATTAACAGAATCGATGGCACTGGTATTTGAATATGTGTTTGGTATTTCCTCAAATTGGCTTTTATTCGAGAAAGGTGAAATGCTTATGCCGCCAAGATATTTGGAAAATAAGGAGGATACTGAACTTCTTCACAAAATAAACAAGCGTATGGGGATGAGAAATCTAATCGAAAGTCTTCTTCGATTGTCAGATCGGGATTTATCAGTAATTCAAGCCACCGCTAAAAAGTTAGAATTATAA
- a CDS encoding helix-turn-helix domain-containing protein, protein MPTLNSQGIISLFLNKTGINRFFWKKIRFLYIKFPKKFTRLNRNRGKDNFEDIIIPIQFFLLWLSTTLWDTKLYELDISIKLKFVALIYGLQLVPLVLVRPALKSILGIESSFLSIVKGIILTVFVCFTFFYSFNDFWSLTLYSGILTCILAFYISVETSFLILKRKLVFRFQIFSLIPLLMGLILVCNIFYNLTFNRNLQFFPFLSYGINLTILYFVYLKKYHSRYSAFSPKIEMFSETNLKKTRRNTDSELQVIEDTKKHNILLIREDQLVTLEDKLKLFIEERNYIQNIRLPDLANYLGITLHLTSRYLNHYKKTSFSDFINELRIQDARKLLETHYETMNFMDIALATGFESYPAFSRAFKKRVGTSPFVFLREIKRKLKKYSHS, encoded by the coding sequence ATGCCAACTTTAAATTCTCAAGGAATAATTTCATTATTTTTAAATAAAACAGGCATAAATCGATTCTTTTGGAAGAAAATTCGATTTCTCTATATTAAATTTCCAAAGAAGTTTACCCGATTGAATCGGAATCGAGGTAAAGATAATTTTGAAGATATCATTATTCCAATTCAATTTTTTCTATTATGGCTTTCTACTACTCTTTGGGATACAAAATTATACGAATTAGATATAAGCATTAAATTAAAATTTGTTGCCTTAATCTATGGACTTCAGCTTGTACCACTCGTACTAGTAAGACCAGCTCTTAAATCGATTTTAGGAATTGAATCTTCTTTTCTATCGATTGTGAAAGGTATAATTCTTACAGTTTTTGTATGCTTCACATTTTTTTATTCCTTTAATGATTTTTGGTCCTTAACTTTATACAGCGGAATTCTTACATGTATTTTAGCGTTTTACATATCGGTTGAAACTTCATTTCTTATCTTGAAACGTAAGTTAGTTTTCCGATTTCAGATTTTTTCTCTGATCCCCTTATTGATGGGATTGATCTTAGTATGTAACATTTTCTATAACTTAACTTTTAATCGAAATCTTCAATTTTTTCCCTTCCTATCATATGGTATCAATTTAACGATTCTCTATTTTGTTTATCTCAAAAAATATCACTCTCGATATTCGGCATTTTCTCCTAAAATAGAAATGTTTTCAGAAACAAATTTAAAGAAGACAAGACGAAACACCGATTCAGAACTCCAAGTTATCGAAGATACTAAAAAACATAATATTCTTCTTATAAGAGAAGATCAGTTAGTAACTCTGGAAGATAAGCTGAAATTGTTTATCGAAGAGAGAAATTATATTCAAAATATTCGCCTTCCTGACCTGGCTAATTATTTGGGCATTACTTTGCACCTAACGTCTAGATATCTGAATCATTACAAAAAAACTAGTTTTTCGGATTTTATTAACGAACTACGCATTCAAGATGCGCGAAAGTTGTTAGAAACACATTATGAAACAATGAATTTCATGGATATTGCCTTAGCTACAGGATTTGAATCATATCCGGCTTTTAGTAGGGCCTTTAAGAAAAGGGTGGGGACTTCTCCTTTTGTTTTCCTCAGAGAAATTAAGCGTAAGCTTAAAAAATACTCCCACTCTTAA
- a CDS encoding LBL_2463 family protein, protein MSYNLLFNPSNKISNKTEKNNLIQYLNCNYESNPNLVERAREFVQLQYSKLDYVGYDPNFDRQFDLNGFSQYFIALDENDEIIATSRIVSRGPFGLPIEYSYRSDTGKRTVIEDGNVAEMNSFAALSISVGIKILILSAKYVLKQNFKSTYGLYDVERPTIGKLYNQFGAIESTLHSYKIYFRNYGKLIKGKIRPTEWVIQVSDISKIIAKISHM, encoded by the coding sequence ATGTCATATAACTTATTATTTAACCCTTCTAATAAAATTAGTAACAAAACTGAAAAAAATAATTTAATTCAATATTTAAACTGTAATTACGAATCAAATCCAAACCTGGTTGAGCGCGCACGGGAATTTGTTCAACTTCAGTATTCTAAATTAGATTACGTCGGATACGATCCTAACTTTGATCGTCAATTCGACCTAAATGGCTTTAGTCAGTATTTTATTGCTCTGGACGAAAATGATGAAATCATCGCGACTTCCCGAATCGTTTCTAGAGGTCCGTTCGGTCTTCCAATTGAATATTCCTATCGAAGCGATACTGGAAAGCGAACAGTTATCGAAGATGGAAATGTTGCTGAAATGAATTCATTCGCTGCTTTATCTATTTCGGTTGGTATAAAGATACTTATTTTAAGTGCAAAATATGTTTTGAAACAAAATTTTAAATCTACTTACGGTTTGTATGACGTAGAAAGACCAACTATCGGAAAGTTATATAACCAATTTGGTGCAATAGAATCCACGCTTCATTCTTATAAAATTTACTTCCGAAACTATGGTAAACTTATAAAAGGAAAAATTCGACCTACAGAATGGGTAATTCAAGTGTCAGATATTTCTAAAATTATTGCAAAAATTAGTCACATGTGA
- a CDS encoding B9T54_RS14040 family protein, with translation MISYNKIKYKTPVSFNEINFEELEKTLKIRIDDFSRESIRQSEHLRRILAYLKPCIPNKSVTPTSLDFFEE, from the coding sequence ATGATTTCTTATAATAAAATTAAATACAAAACACCCGTTAGTTTTAATGAAATTAACTTCGAGGAATTGGAAAAAACTTTAAAAATTAGGATCGATGACTTTTCAAGGGAATCTATTCGCCAAAGTGAACATCTCAGACGTATTTTGGCGTATCTAAAACCCTGTATTCCTAACAAAAGCGTAACCCCTACATCTTTAGATTTTTTCGAGGAATGA
- a CDS encoding LBL_2463 family protein yields MSYNLEKIEVKKVVASEAPEELRKVKAFVSKIYQDAGYSNSPWKNQNYDPWSTWFYTEDQNGLTAAMRIVEKLPWNFIPLEVALLHDKSKPKKRYAVIEENVADWNAVAFRNSKEGLRDGKRISTEVAKHCIEKGYNVVYGLYPLALTGIWNIYRNAGAVISKKYLGPVFFPDFYLKGEICLLNVIELQKPTLQKFASKYL; encoded by the coding sequence ATGTCTTATAATTTAGAAAAAATTGAAGTCAAAAAAGTCGTAGCATCAGAAGCACCGGAAGAACTCAGAAAAGTAAAAGCTTTTGTTTCTAAAATTTACCAAGATGCTGGATATTCGAATTCTCCATGGAAAAACCAAAATTATGATCCTTGGTCAACCTGGTTTTACACGGAAGATCAAAATGGCCTTACGGCGGCTATGAGAATCGTTGAGAAATTACCTTGGAATTTTATTCCATTAGAAGTTGCTTTGCTTCATGACAAATCCAAACCTAAAAAACGATACGCTGTGATAGAAGAAAATGTAGCAGATTGGAATGCTGTTGCTTTCCGAAATTCTAAGGAAGGTTTAAGAGACGGGAAAAGAATTTCGACTGAAGTTGCAAAACACTGTATTGAAAAAGGATACAATGTTGTATATGGACTGTATCCTTTAGCACTAACCGGAATTTGGAATATTTATCGAAATGCAGGAGCTGTCATATCTAAGAAATATTTAGGTCCAGTGTTTTTTCCGGATTTTTACCTTAAAGGTGAAATTTGTCTTTTAAACGTTATAGAATTACAAAAACCGACTTTACAAAAATTTGCGTCAAAATATCTATAA
- a CDS encoding DUF1016 N-terminal domain-containing protein yields the protein MKYNKIKILADQIAEIFKTLEENNYKGSNRFTLEAARKIGNLLNREFLGQMNNLENRSKMKDLSDAISKRVSKGFSRRTLYYSLKFYQSYRNKKLDYRLSWSHYRILASISDKDVRRKLEKQSIQENWTRLVLERKARESGYYGTLKQYSRKRPTGEILHYKVVTGKLNPKSKWLDFGFHFYEKLNGKNDYQEGDILKVVSDKGGWNYHKSKLPHASLYHYLGNIERVIDGDTVLACLELGCGRILRERIRLLGVNAAELGTMDGEAAFQALKKKLKVGSSILIKTHSQDKYGRYLGDILYLKEKKPNYNKLKSEGSYLNEELAGNGY from the coding sequence TTGAAATACAATAAGATTAAAATTTTAGCAGATCAAATCGCTGAAATATTTAAAACTCTCGAAGAGAACAATTACAAAGGAAGCAATCGTTTTACTTTAGAAGCGGCTCGTAAAATTGGAAATCTTTTGAATCGAGAATTTTTAGGACAGATGAACAATTTGGAAAATCGCTCTAAGATGAAAGATCTTAGCGATGCAATTTCCAAGCGAGTTTCAAAAGGATTTTCAAGAAGGACGCTTTACTATTCTCTTAAATTTTACCAAAGTTACCGTAATAAGAAGTTAGATTATCGCCTAAGCTGGAGCCATTATCGAATTCTCGCTTCGATATCAGACAAGGATGTAAGAAGAAAATTAGAAAAGCAAAGTATTCAAGAAAACTGGACTCGCCTAGTCTTAGAAAGAAAGGCTCGTGAAAGCGGGTATTACGGTACTTTAAAACAATATAGTCGCAAGCGTCCAACGGGGGAAATTCTTCATTACAAAGTTGTAACCGGTAAATTGAATCCTAAAAGTAAGTGGTTAGATTTTGGTTTTCATTTTTACGAAAAACTGAATGGGAAGAATGATTATCAAGAAGGCGATATATTAAAAGTTGTTTCTGACAAAGGTGGTTGGAATTACCACAAGAGTAAGTTGCCTCATGCCTCCCTTTATCACTATCTCGGAAATATAGAACGGGTAATAGATGGAGATACGGTTTTGGCTTGTTTAGAGTTAGGGTGTGGGCGAATCTTGAGGGAAAGAATTCGTTTGCTTGGTGTGAATGCAGCTGAGCTTGGAACAATGGACGGTGAAGCTGCTTTTCAAGCTTTAAAGAAAAAACTCAAAGTTGGTTCGAGTATTTTGATCAAGACGCATTCTCAAGATAAATATGGAAGATATCTTGGTGATATATTATATTTAAAAGAGAAGAAACCAAATTACAATAAACTGAAGAGTGAAGGCTCTTATCTCAATGAGGAATTGGCTGGGAATGGTTACTAG
- a CDS encoding histidine kinase N-terminal 7TM domain-containing protein, which produces METVYFLFFSSICNIAIGLYVLLVIVRQRKKFLDFGILCILIGIWDVLFAVPFFYHSSILFWTRVMTLPMIIGPLLLVRFIHSYVFSLKLSKICNFLILLVYVLPISALSFSNIYISKAEIINSKLYFEAGLLYDYFVAGGIISLLYSIFVLFVGFKRRKGLDRVRLVYIAMGICVWFGFIAIFMFLFKILGLPEYNFVAPIGCSLATATWSIGIIKINLFEISEDTILEKRNSIVAHANILILRKVDSQFYKKALISYRRNAIERIIQNFVDLQIHSELTVDEIYSYLATKEIPIIPQ; this is translated from the coding sequence TTGGAAACAGTTTATTTTCTTTTTTTCTCATCCATCTGCAATATTGCTATAGGGCTTTATGTTTTATTAGTTATCGTAAGACAAAGAAAAAAATTCTTAGATTTTGGCATTCTTTGCATTTTAATTGGAATATGGGATGTCTTATTTGCCGTTCCCTTTTTCTACCACTCTTCCATTCTCTTTTGGACGAGAGTGATGACTCTTCCAATGATTATAGGCCCACTACTTTTGGTTCGATTTATACATTCATACGTTTTCAGCTTAAAACTGTCAAAAATCTGTAATTTTCTAATTCTTTTAGTTTATGTTTTACCTATATCCGCTTTGAGTTTTTCTAACATTTATATTTCTAAAGCGGAAATTATAAATTCAAAATTATATTTCGAAGCTGGACTTTTATACGATTATTTTGTAGCAGGAGGAATTATAAGTCTCCTTTATTCAATTTTTGTTCTGTTTGTAGGTTTCAAACGAAGAAAAGGGCTCGATAGAGTTAGGCTAGTCTACATTGCAATGGGGATCTGTGTTTGGTTTGGTTTTATCGCTATTTTTATGTTCTTATTCAAAATACTTGGCCTACCGGAGTATAATTTTGTAGCACCAATTGGTTGCAGTTTAGCTACAGCCACTTGGTCAATCGGAATTATTAAAATCAATTTGTTCGAAATTTCTGAAGATACAATTCTAGAAAAGAGAAATTCAATCGTCGCCCATGCGAACATTCTAATACTAAGAAAAGTTGACTCGCAATTTTACAAAAAAGCATTGATAAGTTACAGAAGGAATGCAATCGAAAGAATTATTCAAAATTTTGTAGACCTTCAAATCCATTCAGAACTAACTGTGGATGAAATTTACAGCTACTTGGCAACAAAGGAAATCCCTATCATTCCTCAATAA
- a CDS encoding LIC10906 family membrane protein, producing MISVNIYNLTIGIFLIFLGFYILVIPPGKRVQKYFFGLCVLLTLWVFALGFRYLLSIEIREIVLNWILIPVLFIPTFLDIIVNSIFKSKYSFSKIRIALNVIFLPYLLYVAFIGEAVKILDPLLFSYRPTLNYHLIISYSTFYVSLSCISIIRSMIKDKGDERVRAFLLLSGVVIALFTTILCVYIFPLLGLFYSNKLAFGFLPFSIIWAIAILHYDAFEIREHIIEEELSLPFLNRISSLPILKLFQILDPEEYCSRIILSKTNVVLKITSINSDLLNRENSKSLNNKDRAEVLARIFFQRIR from the coding sequence ATGATTTCTGTAAATATTTATAATTTAACGATTGGAATTTTTTTAATTTTTTTGGGATTTTATATCCTAGTAATTCCCCCAGGCAAAAGGGTTCAAAAATACTTCTTTGGTCTTTGCGTCTTGCTTACACTGTGGGTATTTGCTCTTGGATTCCGTTATCTTTTATCGATAGAAATACGAGAAATTGTATTAAACTGGATTTTGATTCCAGTTTTATTTATTCCAACGTTTCTTGATATAATTGTAAATTCCATTTTTAAAAGTAAATATAGTTTTTCAAAGATTAGAATAGCTTTAAATGTTATATTCCTCCCATATTTACTTTATGTAGCCTTTATTGGTGAAGCAGTGAAAATTTTAGATCCTTTGCTTTTTTCATATCGCCCTACATTGAATTATCACTTAATTATTTCCTACAGTACATTTTATGTATCCCTTTCTTGTATATCAATTATACGTTCTATGATAAAAGATAAGGGAGATGAAAGAGTAAGGGCTTTTTTGTTATTATCGGGTGTTGTAATTGCACTTTTTACAACGATACTTTGCGTTTATATATTTCCATTGTTAGGATTATTTTATTCAAATAAATTAGCATTTGGGTTTTTACCTTTTTCAATCATTTGGGCGATAGCAATCTTACATTATGATGCATTTGAAATTAGAGAACATATCATAGAAGAAGAATTAAGTTTACCTTTTCTGAACCGAATTTCATCACTTCCTATTCTAAAATTATTTCAAATTTTAGATCCGGAAGAATATTGTTCTAGAATTATTTTGAGCAAAACAAATGTAGTTTTGAAAATTACATCTATAAATTCAGATTTACTAAATCGGGAAAATTCAAAATCTCTAAATAATAAAGATAGAGCTGAAGTTTTAGCACGGATTTTTTTTCAACGAATTCGTTGA
- a CDS encoding DUF1016 N-terminal domain-containing protein: MNREKINQALNGILKVYEEIRSQSSLNKNTVVLEANREIGRILKNVEKNVTAEERTSGSWMKAISVQLQKHLKKGFSERNLFYAQKFYEVYGKSELDHRLSWSHYRKLASVSDEKLREKLTKAAIQKGWSERDLMSKVKETGQQRKSPELKWKRPEGLLWHYKIKESLSTNEGCLLDLGFYCYYEIPKAPVVNKYKTGDILEIQKQGKSWNIKKTKIPKSSDLYFYFGEIERIIDGDTILVKLQLGFNIITRQRIRLHNVWSAELDTNEGATSFELLKKKLPVKTKMVVRSRSKDVYGRYVGDILYLTKKAIKPEEILKDGIYLNEELSTAVFKE, encoded by the coding sequence ATGAATCGAGAGAAAATCAATCAAGCGTTGAACGGAATCTTAAAGGTATACGAAGAAATCCGATCTCAGAGTTCTTTGAATAAGAACACTGTAGTTTTAGAAGCAAATCGAGAAATCGGCCGGATTTTAAAAAACGTTGAAAAGAATGTCACAGCGGAGGAGCGAACGAGTGGAAGCTGGATGAAAGCAATTTCGGTTCAGTTGCAGAAACATTTAAAAAAAGGGTTTTCGGAAAGGAACCTCTTTTACGCGCAAAAGTTCTATGAAGTTTACGGGAAATCGGAGTTAGATCACAGGCTAAGCTGGAGCCATTATCGAAAATTGGCATCCGTTTCCGATGAGAAATTGAGAGAGAAACTGACGAAAGCAGCCATACAAAAGGGCTGGAGCGAACGGGATCTCATGAGTAAAGTCAAAGAAACGGGACAACAAAGAAAATCTCCGGAATTGAAATGGAAACGCCCTGAGGGTTTGCTTTGGCATTACAAAATCAAAGAAAGCTTAAGTACGAACGAAGGTTGTCTACTTGATTTAGGTTTTTACTGCTACTACGAAATACCGAAAGCGCCAGTCGTTAACAAATATAAAACCGGCGATATTTTAGAGATTCAAAAACAAGGTAAATCTTGGAATATTAAGAAAACCAAAATCCCAAAATCATCGGATCTTTATTTCTATTTTGGAGAAATCGAGCGTATCATTGACGGAGATACAATTCTTGTAAAGTTGCAGTTAGGATTTAACATAATTACAAGACAGAGGATCCGACTACACAATGTGTGGTCGGCGGAATTGGATACCAACGAAGGCGCAACTAGTTTTGAGTTGTTGAAAAAGAAGTTACCTGTTAAAACAAAGATGGTTGTAAGGAGTAGGTCTAAGGATGTCTACGGACGTTATGTTGGAGATATTTTGTATTTAACCAAAAAGGCAATTAAACCGGAAGAGATCTTAAAGGATGGAATTTATTTAAACGAAGAACTTTCAACGGCAGTTTTCAAAGAGTGA